A segment of the Agromyces sp. H17E-10 genome:
AGGAGGATGCGCCGCAGCAGCATTCAAGGGCCTGTTGTCGGAGCGATGTGCGCGTGTGAAGGAAGAGCCAATGGGAGAACTGTTCGTCCGCGACGTTGGCGCAGTACGAAAAGCACTCGCGGAAGCAGCTCGCGCCGATGAGAGTTCAGCGGATCGCGTGTACGAGCGCTTCATCGAACTCCGCCCTGGGGTCACCGACAAACTCGCTGCCCGCCGCCACCATCTGCTGACTGGCCGTCGTGGGACAGGCAAATCCACGCTGCTGCACGTGGTCCGCAAGCGTCTTCAAGCAGATGGCATTGCGGTGGCGACGGTTGACATGGAGAGGTTCAAGGGTCGGGAATTCCCCGACGTCCTGATCGAGATACTTGTTGCACTTCTTGACGAGATCGCCCCTCCAATTCGAGTCGGTCACCTGTACAAGGACACTCGTCTCAAAGTCGATTCGAAGCGACTCGCCCGAAAACTGAGCGCAATTCTCGAGGACCCGCAAAGCCTGATTCGAAAGGTCGAGAGAAGAGCTGCGCGCGACGTAAAGGCCCAAGGACGTCTCAGCCTCGGAATCCCGCTCGAAGGCGGCAATGCCGGGGCACGACTCGCGGCCGGGCGCTCCTCCACGTCCACACATTCGAGCGAGGCGGAGTTCGAAGAGCTGAAAATTGAACGCCTTCAACAACTCGCACCACAGATCGCACACGTACTTTCGCAACTCGTCAAGCGTTCCGCGGATCAGCACGCGATCATATTCATCGACGATTACTACTTCGTGAGGTTGCAGGATCAGCCGCATGTTCTCGACTACCTACACCAAGTTTGCAAGAGCACCGGAGTTTGGCTGAAAGTCGGCGGAGTGGGGTCGCGATTGCGCCCATTCGTGGAAGGTAATCCACCGATTGGTATGCAGCCAACCCAAGACATTGACAGGCTGGCACTGGACGTTACCCTCGACGATTTTGCGACGGCCCAGCGCTTTCTCGAAGACATGCTCGACGGCGTGCTCGCCGAGTTCAAAGTTACT
Coding sequences within it:
- a CDS encoding ORC-CDC6 family AAA ATPase: MGELFVRDVGAVRKALAEAARADESSADRVYERFIELRPGVTDKLAARRHHLLTGRRGTGKSTLLHVVRKRLQADGIAVATVDMERFKGREFPDVLIEILVALLDEIAPPIRVGHLYKDTRLKVDSKRLARKLSAILEDPQSLIRKVERRAARDVKAQGRLSLGIPLEGGNAGARLAAGRSSTSTHSSEAEFEELKIERLQQLAPQIAHVLSQLVKRSADQHAIIFIDDYYFVRLQDQPHVLDYLHQVCKSTGVWLKVGGVGSRLRPFVEGNPPIGMQPTQDIDRLALDVTLDDFATAQRFLEDMLDGVLAEFKVTSPQLFTDTARARMVLACGGAVARDYITLTDAALDEAIERMSKAGTYKDAARVNIQAGDVHRAVRKRLNTKEEEELSLDAGTDAPALSSRWRDICDFTRESGDIAFVLVKQSDLEGSGWGKEIQQLESLRLLHRIKDTVPNTPNWRGIKTMAFMVDLAQVADQRLRTGIPEFWKGTAEFDKLRRAEWVYSPEWRDHQASNLRAQRDGLGESVATEPSPLFDLEP